In a genomic window of Littorina saxatilis isolate snail1 linkage group LG6, US_GU_Lsax_2.0, whole genome shotgun sequence:
- the LOC138969646 gene encoding protein HtrL-like, which yields MYILAGLFGADVLPVAAPAHGEDVSAAESNATFVTSLYDIGRERWPHFSRSYDSYLRRFSHLLAVEIPLVVFGERSLKPLVMQHRKGMTSPTRFVTRPFSLLPTWRHRLRVECVFDSRAFREDNDKLEHPETFSADYLLLMHSKLPLLRHVMDRNPFNTSHFFWIDAGYAAVSDDDTISDVKKVNIPPGKQWRPESLLSLSHAVTYIQLNEPAQYVNVTQLHKRRLSPAMAGGFFGGAQKVMTYYAALYNKCLLKQLTEGELMEDQGTALQVYFEHPSMFNLVKGDWFDAYRLFQ from the exons ATGTATATTCTGGCTGGCCTGTTCGGAG CTGACGTGCTTCCTGTTGCAGCTCCAGCACACGGAGAAGATGTGTCAGCGGCAGAAAGCAATGCTACTTTCGTCACTTCACTGTACGACATCGGGCGGGAGCGGTGGCCCCATTTTTCACGCAGCTACGACAGTTACCTGCGGCGCTTCAGTCATCTGCTGGCGGTAGAGATCCCCCTCGTGGTATTTGGAGAACGGAGCCTCAAACCCCTCGTGATGCAGCATAGGAAGGGCATGACGTCACCGACACGTTTCGTGACTCGTCCTTTCTCACTTCTTCCGACGTGGCGTCACCGACTGCGCGTGGAGTGCGTGTTTGACAGCCGCGCGTTCCGTGAGGATAACGACAAGCTGGAACACCCCGAGACCTTCTCTGCTGACTATCTCCTGCTGATGCACAGCAAGTTGCCACTCCTGCGACACGTCATGGACCGCAACCCCTTCAACACCTCGCACTTCTTCTGGATCGACGCTGGCTACGCTGCTGTCAGTGATGATGACACGATCAGTGACGTCAAGAAGGTGAACATCCCGCCAGGCAAGCAGTGGCGACCCGAGTCACTGCTGTCTCTGTCCCACGCCGTGACCTACATCCAGCTGAACGAGCCTGCCCAATATGTTAACGTGACCCAGTTACATAAAAGACGCCTATCACCAGcgatggcagggggatttttcGGGGGAGCACAGAAAGTGATGACGTATTATGCCGCTCTGTACAACAAGTGTCTGCTGAAGCAACTGACGGAGGGGGAGCTGATGGAGGATCAAGGTACAGCATTACAAGTGTACTTTGAACACCCCTCCATGTTTAACCTGGTCAAGGGAGACTGGTTTGATGCCTATCGACTCTTTCAGTGA